CCCAAGCCCGCCACGCCGGAGCGCGGCACCCGCTATCTCGACGATACCGTGCTCGACACGCCGACCATTGCGCTGGCGGCGGCGGAGCGCGAGACGCTGCGGGTCAGCGATATCGTGCTGCGCATGCTGGAGGGGGAGCCTCGACGCCCTGCGCAAGCCCGGTCCGGCCAAGCGCAGCTCGGTGTCTCTGCTCGATGACGATGTGGATGCCTTCAACCAGGCCATAAAACTCTACCTGACCCGGCTCGACCAGACCGAGCTGGACGATGACGATGCGCGCCGTTCCGCCGAAATCATGAGCTTTGCCATCAACCTGGAACATGTCGGCGATATCGTTGAAAGCGGGCTGTGCGACATTGCCGGCAAGATCGCCAAGCGGCAGTTGAAATTCTCGGCCGATGGCCTGGCAGAGATCGTCGCGCTCTATGAAAAGACCATCAGCAACATGCAATTGAGCCAGACCGTGTTCATGACGCGCGATCCACAACTGGCCCGCCAACTGGTGGCCGCCAAGGTCGATGTGCGCCGGCTCGAGGCGCGTTCGGCCAGCACGCATATCCAGCGCGTGCGCGAGCGCGTGCCGGCCTCGGTGGAAACCAGCTCGATGCATCTCGACCTGTTGCGCGACCTCAAGCGCATCAATGCGCATCTGGCCTCGGTGGCCTATCCCATCCTCGAAACCAAGGGCGAACTCGATGAAAGCCGCCTGCGGCCCAATGCCGTCCTCGAACCGAAGCCGGTCGTGAAATAAACTGGAGCCAGCA
This sequence is a window from Devosia ginsengisoli. Protein-coding genes within it:
- a CDS encoding PhoU domain-containing protein; translation: MSLLDDDVDAFNQAIKLYLTRLDQTELDDDDARRSAEIMSFAINLEHVGDIVESGLCDIAGKIAKRQLKFSADGLAEIVALYEKTISNMQLSQTVFMTRDPQLARQLVAAKVDVRRLEARSASTHIQRVRERVPASVETSSMHLDLLRDLKRINAHLASVAYPILETKGELDESRLRPNAVLEPKPVVK